CCCCTGTCCAAGTCCCatcggggagaggaggaggtagGAGGGGCCAGGGAGGCATGGGTGGATGAGGTCGACTGAAGGCTGGCACGGTGGAGGCTTATGTAGGGGCGGCCGCGCATGGGGGCTGGCGGCTGTCAgcagaggagagaagaaagagagaggagaggagagaggagagaagaaagagagaggagatagGAGGGCTGACAAGTGGACCCACCGTCATGTGGCGTCCACGTCAACAAAACCACCCACCAAAACCGTTCGATGACCAAATATGAACGGTTTTAGAGTTGGGTGGTAAAACATTCCTAGTTTTGCAGTTCGATGGTCAAAATCAAGGTGAGGTGAGGTTGGATGGACTTCTTCCTTCGGACTTTTTCCTTATTTCCCCCCTTTCTCTAGGTACCTCAGCTTTATCGTTAGTTCGTTAGCGTCGGGCACCACACGTGCACCACACTTTGGTACTAAAGGgaaacctttagtaccggatcaaataaccaatgctaaagggtattaaaaaataaaaaagaaaagaaatcccGCTGCCCTCCCACCCTCCCTCCTGCCATTGCCGCCCTCCCACCGGCCCCTGCCGCCACCCTCCCTCTTGCCACCCTGCCACCGCCGTCAGCCTcgaagcaaaaaagaaaaggaaaatacatgtgcgccgccgcacccctgcgcccctccacctccggctgGCCGCCGCTCCCCCACGCGCCGTTGCACCCCCGTGCGTCGCCGAGCACCTCCGTGCGCCCCGCACCTCACCCCGCCGCCTAAGCACTGCCTTGCACCTTGCCCTGCTGCCGATGAGGGCGAgtaggaggaaggggaggggcaggggtggcaggagagggagggggagggggcggggccggggccgagGCTAGGAGAGGGattggtggtggcggcaggaaAGAGAGGGacgtgagagggagggagaggtagaagggagagagaggggagggggagtgGATAAAAGGAggcgggggagagagaggaagacgGGGGTGGCGGAGGATAAGGTTGGGAGCTCCTTTAGTATTGGTTAGGagctccaaccagtactaaaggttacccattagtaccggttggatcctccaccAGGTACTAATGTACCGTTAGACcgggtactaatgctcacattagtactgggtaaAAAATCAACCGATACTAAGGACTAgaaccaatgctcagtttttcagtagtgTCGACAAACTTTTTTTCATAAATAGATCGGGCTCCGTTGTCAAACCAACCAAGACACCCCCTTGCGCTCAGATCTGGCAGCACCATCACCACACCACCCTCTACCACTCCTGGTCCTAACCACTCTATTGACAACATAATGCTCGTGCCACCATCTCTACCCAATAGATACCCACCTTCACCACGGCGACCGGTGACTTCTCTCGACGTCCCTTCATGTTCAGTTATCACAAGTTACCTTCAAACCCCCAAACCCCTGCTCGGAACTCCTAACTCTAAAGCTTGTCATAGTTAATAGAGGTGATTGGAGGTCCGCTGGAGATGAAGTTGAGTATGTATCTCGTAGTCAAATCCTGGGGCGAGAAATTTGACATATTTCCTCTGTGAAATCCGGccacggcaaaaaaaaaaaagcacaaattTTATATAGTATCCAAGGAATAAAGTGGTTTGACGTCGATCGTGGATATAGAGTAGCTGATGGAACAAATACATAAACTTTGAGTGCTAAAAAAATAAACTAGCCTAATAAAACAACATAATTATATAGAGTAACTGAACGGGTTGCAGGAACCCTGTGCTGTGGAGTGCAAGATGGCGACGAGAGAAGATCGGGTGCTCCGGGGGCATCTGGTGCTCCCGTGCACCTGAAAAATGCGAGCCGTCGGATGCATCGCGGACGCACCAGACGCACCCACGGCTAGTGAAACATATTTGCATTTTAGCCCCTTCACTTTAATGAAATTGTGCCCGCCGTCCAACATCATCACCAGCCGTGGGTGCATCTGGTGCGTCCACGATGCATCCGACGGCTCGCATCCATCGGGAGCACCAGATACATTCGGAGCACCCGATCTTCTCTCAGATGGCGACTCCTCCTCAGGGatttaattaagaaaaaaagcCCAGAAGCCGGCTATCGCAGTCGCCACCGCCATCGTCCACACCGCCGCTGCCACGACCGGCGGCATCAGCGGCGCGACCCTGGACGCGAACATTAGCGTGAGCAGCGTCGTGAGAGCCCACACGGCGGCCTTGATCACCCTTCtcccgcgggcgccggcgccgcctcggtCCCGCTCGAACTGACAGAGGCAGAGGAAGAGCAGCGCGAGTgcggcgtcggcgccgagcACGAAGGCGACGGAGTCCGGGTGGCCCCAGGAGTTGTAGACGGCGAGCACAGAGTTGCAGCCCAGGACGGCGAAGCCGAGCTTGGTGAGCGCCGGTTGCCGGTCCATGTCGTCGAACCTCGAGCGGGAAGAAGAGAGAGTGGTGATTGGTGAACCATTGGGCCACGCCGGGAGGCTCTGGTTGCTGGCCGGACGTCGCTCCATATGCCCTGTATTTATAGCAGTGAACCTGAGTACTCCTCAGCCATGACACACACAGCGACGTTACGTCTTACCTGTAAACACGGGAACCATTTTTTTCACGAGAAGACGCGTGCAAACGGAACTTTCTTTGACTTGTGCTTTGTCCGACGCGGCCCCGAGGTACTGTAGAAGCCGTACACACCTGTCGGCATCCGAGGAAAGGAGGCACGAAACGAGCATGCCGTCCAGGACGTAGCTAGGCGGCCAGATCGTCGCTCTGCAGCATGCCTTCCACCTGCGCATGGACAACTGGCAACGGCGTCGGCGTCCATGTTCGTGCCGGAGATCTGCCAGCTGCAGCGGTCCGTCCGATGGGTGGAGCTCTTGCATCCATAGTTCCATTTCCATACATCCCCTGATCTCTCGCCGCAGGACGAGCTGCTCGAGCGTTTCTTCATGGCGCCAGTCCTCATCTGCTTGACCTGAACCGAAGAGTCACCAATCAAGCTAACCGGGGCGTGATCGCACAGGGTCCCTGGAACTGCACCCATAGGCTGGTTGGAAGACTAGCTGGAAAGATCGCTGCCTGTTTGCAGCCGCCACCACAATCACAATAACAATAGGCAACGGGTAAAGACTT
Above is a genomic segment from Setaria viridis chromosome 4, Setaria_viridis_v4.0, whole genome shotgun sequence containing:
- the LOC117851781 gene encoding uncharacterized protein; amino-acid sequence: MERRPASNQSLPAWPNGSPITTLSSSRSRFDDMDRQPALTKLGFAVLGCNSVLAVYNSWGHPDSVAFVLGADAALALLFLCLCQFERDRGGAGARGRRVIKAAVWALTTLLTLMFASRVAPLMPPVVAAAVWTMAVATAIAGFWAFFLN